The Hyalangium minutum genomic interval CGGCAGACCGTCCGTCAGCAGCAGGACGAAGTCGTCCCGGTCCGTCCCCTGGAGCTCCGTCAGGCTGGACACGAACTTGAGGCTCTCGCTGGTGGGAGTACCGCCCGACGGTCCCCCCTGCCCGTTGATGGGCTTGTTCAGGATCTCGCTCGAGATCTGGCTCGCCGCGTTCTGAAGCGCGGCGCTGTCCGTGTCCTCCACCTGAGGAATGGCGATGCGGACCGCGCTCGAGGCAAAGCACTGCGTGGACGTGGTGCCGTTCGAGTTCGGGTAGGTCGTCAGCCCCATGCGGGCGATGCTCCCGCTGTTGCCCAGGAACGTCGACATGGCGCCGCGCAGCTCGCTCCAGCGCGTGGGGCACGTGTTGACGTCGCAGTTGGTACCGCCCGGCTGGCCGCAGATGTCATTCGGCGGCGTCCCCCCTGCAACCTTGCAGTCCGGATCCGCCTGGTTCACCGGCAGCGTCATCGAGCCCGAGGTGTCCAGCAGCACCATCAGGTTCGGCTTCAGCGCCTTGGCGCGAATGACGTCGCCCACGGTCGTCTGCGCCAGCGCGAGCGGCTCCACTGGCTCGAAGTCGTACGTCTGGCAGGCAGATGCGATCACGCCTCCGACAATGCCCACGGCTAAGGCGCTCAGGATGTTCAGCTTGGCGCGCATACGGTGCTTTCTTCCTCGGGCGGGTTCCGGCCCCCGCGTCTTCGGGTTTCTTTCTACGAGTCCGGGGCCGAGAGTAACCGGTCCCTCGGCATCGCTGCTACAGCGCTGCCGTCATACACCAGCGTTTCAAATGAAGCTGTCAAGTTCCAACACAAGCCGAAGGCGCTCACAGAGCAAGCGTGCGTGCCCCCTCGGTCATCCGCCACAGCGAGGCCAGCCCCATCACCTCGTCCAACGTGCCCTCCAGTTCCTGTGGGACGAAGCCGCAGATGCGCACCGTGGTGTCGCACGCAATCAGCTTCGCCCCCAGTGCCCGGGCCTCCTCCAACATTCGTGAGGGAGTGGGCACTCCCATGCCCTCGGCTCGCGCACTCTCCGCCCGCTCTTTCTCACTGTGGGGCAAACCGAACGTGCCGCGCAGCAGCTGGCGCAGCGCATCGAAGGCGAAGACGAAGTACACCTCGTCCCCCATTGCAGCCGCGGTGATGCCCATGGACGCCGCCTGGAACGCGGGCTCGTAGGTGGCGTGCTGCAGGAAGAAGAAGACGCGTCCGGCCATAGCGCCCAGCACCATACCGGCGCACCGCAGCGCTTCAAACTATCCACTTCCAGCGAAAGTCCACGGGCAGGGTCGAGTCTGGCCGCCAGACGGC includes:
- the cglB gene encoding adventurous gliding motility lipoprotein CglB — translated: MRAKLNILSALAVGIVGGVIASACQTYDFEPVEPLALAQTTVGDVIRAKALKPNLMVLLDTSGSMTLPVNQADPDCKVAGGTPPNDICGQPGGTNCDVNTCPTRWSELRGAMSTFLGNSGSIARMGLTTYPNSNGTTSTQCFASSAVRIAIPQVEDTDSAALQNAASQISSEILNKPINGQGGPSGGTPTSESLKFVSSLTELQGTDRDDFVLLLTDGLPNCNSANPNAGNPATCRCTQATCGTSPLGCLDKDASVQAVTNLRNPEKEKDIRTIVIGFGAETASGVGPETLNAMAEAGGFARNCVNDDNACGAGDTCDPVSKLCGRRFYQAANQQELANALAQIINRIGDTNPCLLALTAAQLPSDPSLIVVYVNDAPMESGPNTWELTSAGVEFKGDTCNRILGSTNTNPIKLEARAVQRK
- a CDS encoding DsrE family protein, translating into MAGRVFFFLQHATYEPAFQAASMGITAAAMGDEVYFVFAFDALRQLLRGTFGLPHSEKERAESARAEGMGVPTPSRMLEEARALGAKLIACDTTVRICGFVPQELEGTLDEVMGLASLWRMTEGARTLAL